A region of the Nitrososphaerales archaeon genome:
CAGTTCAAGTTCAATTATTTTTTCAACGCCATCCTTTCCTATAACTGCTGGAACGCCTATACACAGGCCTCTTGTTCCATACTCACCATCAAGATATGCCGCGACTGGCATCACTTCCTTCCTGTCATTCACTATTGCATCTACCATATGTGCAACAGCATTTGCTGGTGCGTAGATGGTAGCACCCTTCAAAGCTATTACTTCTGCAGCCACATTTCTTGTATCTTCGATAAGTTTCCTAGCCATTTCATCATTCACAAACATTGTCAGTGGTATTCCTGATATTGATGAGTATCTTACCAGTGGGAGCATATTCTCTCCATGCTCTCCAATTACCAATGCGTCTACTGAAGCTCGTGACACCTTTGCTATATCTGCAATAAAGCTCTTAAACCTTGATAGGTCTAGCAGGTTACCCATACCCATCACCTTGTTCTTGTTGAACCCAGTTACCTTTAGTGCAACATAGGTCATCGGATCAAGCGGGTTAGTAACTGTTATAACTATAGCATCCTTCGCATTATCTGCCACTTTCTTTGCAACATCCTTTACTATGGAGGCGTTTGTGTTTAACAAATCCATCCTAGTCATACCAGGCTTCCTACCAACGCCCGCTACGATCACAAGAATGTCGGAACCCTTCATGTCACTATAATCATTGGAACCTCTCACATTGGTGTCTATGCCCTTTTCTGCCAACAGATGGGAGATATCCATAGCTTCCCCCTGCGGCAATCCTTTAATGATATCCAGCAACAGCACCTCCGTATCGATCTGCTTCATTGCTATCTGCAGCGCCATCGAACTTCCAACTTTGCCGGAGCCGATTATCGTTATCATGCGTTGCCGTAGATTTTGCAATTACTTATAGTTTGTCATTTACGTTGTATTACTCATTATCTTTGATGCAAGTTTTATCTATGTGCAAGATGCTCCTAATATTCTGAGAATTAATTCTGAAGATGCAAGGTGACACTGACTGTATAGCCGACAAGCTCCTATAGAAATTCCATTTATTATTTGTATGTCAGGGACTCACGGGATGTTTATCAGCACTATATTATTGAATTAAGCAGGTTTTTAACACAACCGTGATTCAGGAGAATTTTACAGCATGGATGTCGTTTATTATTGTTAATCTAATTGTGAAGTTTCTACTAGCTATAAGTGAAGGGAAGGAAAGGAGCGGATACCTCCCTTCTTCCTGTCCTGAGCGATGGAAACGAACAGTTAACTCTTTAGCTGTTGGTATCTAGCTATGGATATGATTCTGTATAGTTCATAATAAACTACGCTCACTTGGGGAGTGTGTTATCCATCATATCAAACATATCCCTGATTTAGAAAACACCCATTTAGAGAGTCATTTAGGCTTTATAGAGCAAGAACCATTAAAGAATATAACAATTTCTTAAACTTGAAGATAATACTAGGGGTTACAGAATATCGTTGCTGAAGTTTCATACAGCTTTATAATTTCGTTACAACTGCACATCATTAATGATGGAAACAACATCAAATACGAGACCAAAGAGAGGAATCGCAGGAATAGCATTTGCGGCAGTGCTTGTAGGAGCATTCATGCTGGTAACACCAATGAAGAGCTTTGCACAGGTAGAGGACCTTGCCGTGCAGGCATACAAGAACTGTGAATTAAGAGATCTTCATGAGGATCCAATAGACATGAACACAGTATCAGGTACAAAAGGTGCTACACCTATATCAAAGACAGTTCATGCAGAGAAGCAGGTGTATGACTGTTACCTTGTTCAAGGTAATGTACCAGTCATAGTAGACCAGACCATATTTCTGTACTTGTATGACAACATGGCAACAACGGCTTCGTTGAGAAAATATGCGGAAGTAGTGACATGTGTTAAGAAGGAAGCAGATGCAGCAGTATTAGGATGCAAATTAGATAAGCCAAAAGTGGATCCGATAGTGACACAGGGATGTCAGGAAGTAAATGATATTACACACCCACAGGAGATGAACACAGTAGTATCTGCGACCGATAAGAGTGTAGTATTGACAAGAGAATCACAGAAGGAAGTGTTCCTATGTTACTTCAACGGATCCTATGCACTAAAGAAGGTAGATGTGGTCATCTTCACAAGCATATGGGAAGATCTTGACAAGCTCAATGGCAATACCATAACAAAGAGGCAGGTAACAGCAGCAATCTGTGTAGTCAACTTGGATACGAGCAATTCCAAGCCTGGAGATACGGTTGAATCCTGCAGATTCGTAAACGTAAGCCTGTAAGGTAAGATAACGCAAAACA
Encoded here:
- a CDS encoding malate dehydrogenase: MITIIGSGKVGSSMALQIAMKQIDTEVLLLDIIKGLPQGEAMDISHLLAEKGIDTNVRGSNDYSDMKGSDILVIVAGVGRKPGMTRMDLLNTNASIVKDVAKKVADNAKDAIVITVTNPLDPMTYVALKVTGFNKNKVMGMGNLLDLSRFKSFIADIAKVSRASVDALVIGEHGENMLPLVRYSSISGIPLTMFVNDEMARKLIEDTRNVAAEVIALKGATIYAPANAVAHMVDAIVNDRKEVMPVAAYLDGEYGTRGLCIGVPAVIGKDGVEKIIELELNAEEKEWFDKGVKSVRDAISGLSL